One part of the Pelagicoccus sp. SDUM812003 genome encodes these proteins:
- a CDS encoding cbb3-type cytochrome c oxidase subunit I yields MLPIAAVLLAVVFLVSILALLVLIWSISSGQFSMGPGNSSVIFHRDEAGKVEDPASTHRKRDQLQQLLVGSSRYTTPQPPPEEDDPNSRRQSDESTARATRYLLGSACFWLVLGSFFGLAASLKFNFPDWLNQDYEFTFGVFRSLHLNLVIYGWVSMAGMGVCLWLIPRLLKTTLGSDRFALMGGHLWNAGLVLGSLGLFAGKSDGIEWLEFPWKTDLLFAFGGALIGLPILSAIKRRKVKHLYVSVWYIGAAFVWFPFLFIVANLPIYDGVQHAIVNWWYAHNVLGLWITPFGLAAAYYFIPKVIGKPIHSYQLSLLGFWALALFYSQVGLHHLIGGPVPTWLVSLSIVSSVMMIVPVVAVAINHHKTMWGHFAALRLSPTLLFVVSGAIMYTLVSLQGSLQSLRAVNTVTHFTHATVAHAHLGVYGFASFVLFGSIYFIFPRLSGRNWISQRLISLHYALSLIGILLYGGVFFYGGVIQGMQMQDASVPFSQIVADTKPYLWVRTVAGALMTLGHLVFVGHIWWVWYAPKSKRSFVPIAKEEVAR; encoded by the coding sequence ATGCTTCCAATTGCCGCCGTACTACTCGCCGTCGTATTCCTCGTATCCATTCTAGCCCTACTGGTGCTGATATGGTCGATTTCCTCCGGACAGTTCTCCATGGGACCCGGAAACTCTTCCGTCATCTTCCACCGCGACGAAGCCGGAAAGGTGGAAGATCCGGCGTCCACGCACCGAAAACGCGACCAGCTGCAGCAGCTCCTAGTCGGCTCATCGCGCTACACGACACCGCAACCTCCACCGGAGGAGGACGATCCCAATTCCCGTCGTCAGAGCGACGAATCGACCGCTCGCGCCACCCGCTACCTTCTCGGCTCCGCCTGTTTCTGGCTAGTGCTCGGCTCATTCTTCGGACTCGCCGCCTCGCTGAAATTCAATTTTCCGGACTGGCTGAACCAGGACTACGAATTCACTTTCGGAGTCTTCCGTTCCCTGCACCTGAACCTCGTCATCTACGGCTGGGTTTCCATGGCCGGCATGGGCGTCTGCCTCTGGCTCATTCCACGGCTTCTGAAAACCACGCTTGGCAGCGACCGCTTCGCTCTCATGGGGGGACATCTTTGGAACGCCGGGCTCGTGCTGGGCTCTCTAGGCCTGTTCGCAGGCAAGAGCGACGGGATCGAATGGCTGGAGTTTCCTTGGAAAACGGATCTTCTATTCGCGTTTGGCGGAGCCTTGATCGGACTTCCGATTCTGTCCGCGATCAAGCGGCGCAAGGTTAAACACTTGTACGTTTCGGTCTGGTACATCGGAGCGGCGTTCGTTTGGTTTCCTTTTCTTTTCATCGTCGCGAATCTTCCGATCTACGACGGAGTGCAGCATGCGATAGTGAATTGGTGGTACGCCCACAACGTACTTGGATTATGGATAACTCCTTTCGGCCTAGCAGCAGCGTACTACTTCATTCCAAAGGTGATTGGAAAACCGATACACTCCTATCAGCTTTCGTTGCTCGGCTTCTGGGCGCTCGCTTTGTTCTACAGCCAGGTGGGACTGCACCACCTCATCGGCGGGCCGGTACCGACCTGGCTGGTTAGCCTCTCTATCGTTAGCAGCGTCATGATGATCGTCCCCGTGGTCGCGGTCGCCATCAATCATCACAAAACCATGTGGGGACATTTTGCGGCTCTGCGGCTATCGCCGACCTTGCTCTTCGTCGTCTCCGGAGCCATCATGTACACTCTGGTCTCGCTGCAAGGATCCCTGCAGTCGCTGCGGGCCGTCAACACCGTCACCCACTTCACGCATGCGACTGTGGCCCACGCCCACCTCGGCGTGTATGGCTTCGCCTCGTTCGTGCTATTCGGATCGATCTACTTCATCTTCCCGCGCCTTAGCGGCAGAAACTGGATCTCTCAGCGCCTTATCAGCCTTCATTACGCTCTGTCTCTGATCGGCATACTGCTTTACGGCGGAGTCTTCTTCTACGGGGGCGTCATCCAAGGCATGCAAATGCAGGATGCCAGCGTCCCCTTTTCCCAAATCGTAGCGGACACCAAGCCCTACCTTTGGGTACGCACCGTGGCTGGCGCCCTGATGACCTTGGGGCATCTCGTCTTCGTGGGCCATATCTGGTGGGTTTGGTACGCTCCCAAGTCCAAGCGAAGCTTCGTTCCCATCGCGAAGGAGGAGGTGGCGCGATGA
- a CDS encoding cbb3-type cytochrome c oxidase subunit II yields MRRTIGFIVAAIGILAYATLLLVGVPSLQLDDLELPVEHPSNDEQVNRGREIYIQSGCIYCHTQQPRDVNFGPDQERNWGRFSIPADYVGDRPHLLGTMRTGPDLHNIAARQPSEDWHLIHLYQPRAVLPNSVMPSYQYLFTHVNEVPLGSKEVNVPKNWLPEGAKVIATQEALDLVAYLKSLDHTYSVEQDSSQMP; encoded by the coding sequence ATGAGGAGAACTATCGGATTCATCGTGGCGGCGATCGGCATTCTGGCCTATGCTACACTTCTCCTCGTAGGTGTTCCTTCACTACAGCTCGACGATTTGGAGCTACCGGTAGAACACCCCTCGAACGACGAACAGGTGAATCGTGGGCGAGAAATCTACATTCAGTCCGGTTGCATCTACTGCCACACGCAGCAGCCTAGAGACGTCAACTTCGGACCTGATCAGGAACGCAATTGGGGTCGATTCTCGATTCCAGCTGACTACGTGGGGGATCGTCCCCATTTGCTGGGCACGATGCGCACAGGTCCCGATCTGCACAACATCGCAGCGCGACAACCGAGCGAGGACTGGCACCTGATTCACCTATACCAACCACGAGCGGTTCTCCCAAATTCAGTGATGCCGTCCTATCAATACCTTTTCACTCACGTGAACGAGGTTCCTCTAGGCTCCAAGGAGGTCAACGTACCCAAGAACTGGCTACCTGAGGGAGCGAAGGTCATAGCGACGCAAGAAGCGCTCGACCTGGTAGCTTATCTGAAGTCTCTCGATCACACCTACTCGGTCGAGCAGGACAGCTCGCAGATGCCATAG
- a CDS encoding cytochrome c, translating to MFEDKEEILNREKADPNEGDRPWPLAMWLFVLTMSCFAFGYLLVFSGDGKVGAGDFRANQLAPSNQASGTSQPIEIDPAVAFFEQGRKTYQSLCAACHQSNGAGIPGAFPPLDASSWVTGDASLPARIVLHGLSGPIEVKGQTYNGVMPAFGSQLSDQEIAAVISYIRGSWSNEASPVDEETVASLREASGNRPAWTADELLAP from the coding sequence ATGTTCGAGGACAAAGAGGAAATCCTAAACCGCGAAAAAGCGGATCCTAACGAAGGAGATCGACCTTGGCCGCTCGCCATGTGGCTTTTCGTTCTGACGATGAGCTGTTTCGCGTTCGGCTACCTGCTTGTTTTCTCAGGCGATGGCAAGGTGGGAGCTGGCGACTTCAGGGCGAACCAGCTCGCGCCTTCGAACCAAGCGAGCGGCACCTCCCAGCCCATCGAAATCGATCCCGCCGTCGCCTTTTTCGAGCAGGGCCGCAAGACCTATCAGTCGCTTTGCGCCGCCTGCCATCAAAGCAACGGGGCCGGCATCCCAGGAGCGTTTCCCCCGCTAGACGCCTCCTCCTGGGTAACCGGCGACGCGTCTCTCCCCGCCCGCATCGTGCTGCACGGGCTCTCGGGACCGATCGAGGTCAAGGGCCAAACCTACAATGGAGTGATGCCCGCATTCGGATCCCAACTTTCAGATCAGGAGATAGCCGCGGTGATTTCCTACATCCGCGGTTCCTGGTCGAACGAAGCCAGCCCTGTGGATGAGGAAACCGTAGCCTCCCTTCGCGAGGCGTCGGGAAACCGCCCAGCATGGACCGCTGATGAACTCCTCGCCCCCTAG
- a CDS encoding HAD-IC family P-type ATPase: MNSSPPSQLYQVTGLWCTSCAHALQRAVSRLPGISDCSVDFATHTLKATGRDSRCFDKLQSLTRGLGYELAPYRDVRETVERSATQLNAEFQRACVLTFFATWTMGLALVDYTEAAGPLGFQEFRWLALASAFFSVSGIVFGAKKVYTIGLIGLVRGKPSIDSLLLITSLGCLSLSFLNLLHDRRELYFDSAIMVLTVVAWIRFASSRLTHRQLNVIFESLHTPDELLRLLDENGVYENKPISSARVGSKIRVEAGETVPIDGYVEAGKGRLQIALFTGESDPLPISAGNNVVAGETLVSGSIDIVATKPYGMRYIDQLSRETIESFHDQKSESRLEKTLGYSAPVLLVSAALFLPFSLGLTGSLEVSLVSTFSLLVVACPCALFFAANIPLIRSQEWARESGIIVYKPRSLRKLDEIDTVGLDKTGTLSHRAPCLSLAKNDTDIPEHRLWAVLGAAERNCHHPIANAVAQRCAEVDGPPEKVERVKLEARAIRFEWSGQPWRFGESNQPDRRDQLQLVSLQDPSLTAFFTIEEESPKTVHDLIAAFRQRGELHLLSGDSASRVDAFAKRHCIGSARSRLSPEDKANHLSSLHRRGRSILYFGDGYNDIPALKASQFGLVPPHAAPAVRLAADAQLLRNDAEALKRLFAIGRTLTIRVRQNVVLAAGYNLIAIPAAISGQLTPGLAAAAMASAIGAVALNSMRA; encoded by the coding sequence ATGAACTCCTCGCCCCCTAGCCAACTCTATCAGGTGACCGGGCTCTGGTGCACCTCCTGCGCCCACGCACTGCAACGAGCCGTGTCGCGACTACCTGGCATCTCCGACTGCTCCGTCGATTTCGCCACCCACACCTTGAAGGCGACCGGCAGAGATTCCCGTTGCTTCGACAAATTGCAAAGCCTCACCCGTGGACTCGGCTACGAGCTCGCGCCCTATCGCGATGTTCGGGAAACGGTCGAGCGCAGCGCGACCCAGCTGAACGCTGAGTTCCAGCGCGCTTGCGTGCTCACATTTTTCGCGACTTGGACCATGGGACTCGCTTTGGTCGACTACACTGAAGCTGCAGGCCCGCTCGGCTTTCAGGAATTCCGATGGCTCGCCCTTGCGTCCGCTTTCTTCTCGGTCAGCGGCATTGTTTTCGGAGCAAAAAAGGTATACACCATCGGCCTCATCGGCCTGGTTCGGGGCAAACCAAGCATCGATAGCCTACTGCTGATCACCTCTCTCGGGTGCCTTTCGCTGTCCTTCCTCAACCTACTTCACGATCGGCGCGAGCTATATTTCGACTCGGCCATCATGGTGCTGACTGTCGTGGCGTGGATACGATTCGCCTCAAGTCGCCTAACACACCGACAGCTAAACGTCATTTTCGAGTCGCTACACACCCCGGACGAACTGCTGCGTCTACTCGATGAAAACGGAGTCTACGAGAACAAGCCGATCAGTTCAGCTCGCGTCGGATCTAAGATTCGTGTGGAGGCCGGAGAAACTGTTCCAATCGATGGATACGTCGAAGCGGGAAAAGGAAGGCTGCAGATCGCTCTCTTCACGGGTGAATCAGATCCCTTGCCCATTTCAGCCGGGAACAACGTTGTCGCAGGCGAAACGCTCGTTTCCGGCTCGATCGATATTGTGGCCACGAAACCGTACGGAATGCGCTACATCGATCAACTGAGTCGCGAAACCATCGAGTCGTTTCACGATCAAAAAAGCGAAAGCAGACTCGAGAAAACGCTGGGTTACTCAGCGCCAGTCCTGCTCGTGAGCGCCGCGCTTTTCCTGCCGTTCTCTCTCGGCCTCACCGGCTCTCTTGAGGTGTCTCTTGTATCCACATTTTCTTTACTCGTCGTTGCCTGCCCTTGCGCATTGTTTTTCGCAGCCAACATACCGCTTATCCGATCACAGGAGTGGGCAAGGGAAAGCGGCATCATCGTCTACAAACCTCGGTCCCTAAGAAAACTCGACGAGATCGACACGGTAGGACTTGATAAAACCGGCACACTCAGCCATCGGGCGCCTTGCTTGAGCCTAGCGAAAAACGACACAGACATCCCCGAGCATCGGCTTTGGGCCGTACTGGGAGCGGCGGAGAGAAACTGCCACCACCCCATCGCCAACGCGGTGGCGCAGCGCTGCGCCGAAGTGGACGGACCGCCGGAGAAGGTTGAACGGGTGAAACTTGAAGCCCGCGCCATTCGCTTCGAATGGAGCGGTCAGCCATGGCGATTCGGGGAGTCGAACCAGCCGGATCGAAGAGACCAGCTTCAGTTGGTTTCTCTGCAGGACCCTTCACTGACCGCCTTCTTCACGATCGAAGAGGAGTCTCCCAAAACGGTGCATGACCTAATCGCGGCCTTCCGACAAAGAGGCGAGCTCCACCTGCTTAGCGGCGATTCGGCATCTCGCGTTGACGCGTTCGCAAAGCGCCACTGCATCGGATCCGCCCGTTCGCGATTGAGTCCAGAAGACAAGGCCAACCATCTCTCAAGCCTTCACCGAAGAGGCCGTTCAATCTTGTATTTCGGTGACGGATACAACGACATCCCCGCTCTAAAAGCTAGCCAGTTCGGGCTCGTACCTCCGCATGCAGCGCCTGCGGTGAGATTGGCCGCAGATGCTCAACTGCTTAGAAACGACGCAGAGGCATTGAAGCGACTCTTCGCAATCGGGCGAACCCTCACCATTCGCGTACGGCAGAACGTCGTACTAGCAGCGGGCTACAACCTAATCGCAATCCCTGCCGCAATCTCAGGTCAACTAACGCCAGGACTAGCTGCTGCCGCCATGGCAAGCGCCATCGGAGCTGTGGCATTGAACTCCATGCGAGCGTAG